The following proteins are co-located in the Macadamia integrifolia cultivar HAES 741 chromosome 3, SCU_Mint_v3, whole genome shotgun sequence genome:
- the LOC122073027 gene encoding peroxidase 51-like — translation MSPYIYIYIYMGHLRLPQAYHSSSPLSRFLCLIASSITFYFDFRLSDYMGHRVFDIMLMWVMALNLCFLCFFPSEVLALQQNYYAKTCPNVESIVRGVVTQKFKETFVTVPGTLRLFFHDCFVQGCDASVIIASTSSNTAEKDNPINLSLAGDGFDTVIKAKAAVDKTSGCTNMVSCADILAMAARDVVALAGGPSYAVELGRLDGLSSTSASVNGKLPLSTFNLDQLNSLFSSHGLSQQDMIALSAAHTVGFSHCNQFANRIYNYSAKVQVDPTINKTYVGDLQSMCPKKVDPRIAINMDPITPRKFDNVYYQNLQQGKGLFSSDQILYTDSRSKSTVDLWASNSATFEKAFIAAMTKLGRVGVKTGSQGNIRRDCSIFNS, via the exons ATGtccccttatatatatatatatatatatatgggtcaCCTTCGTCTTCCTCAAGCCTACCACTCCTCTAGTCCTCTCTCTCGCTTCCTTTGCTTAATTGCTTCTTCCATTACTTTCTACTTTGATTTCAGACTTTCAGATTACATGGGTCACCGAGTGTTCGACATAATGCTTATGTGGGTGATGGCCCTTAACCTCTGTTTCCTCTGTTTCTTTCCCAGTGAAGTTCTAGCACTTCAACAAAACTACTACGCCAAAACCTGTCCCAATGTGGAAAGCATCGTTAGAGGTGTGGTCACTCAGAAGTTTAAGGAGACTTTCGTCACTGTCCCTGGAACCCTCCGTCTCTTCTTCCACGATTGCTTTGTCCAG GGATGCGATGCATCGGTTATAATCGCGTCTACATCAAGCAACACAGCAGAGAAAGACAATCCCATTAACCTTTCCCTTGCAGGAGATGGGTTTGACACAGTAATTAAGGCCAAAGCTGCCGTGGATAAAACCTCTGGTTGTACCAATATGGTTTCCTGTGCTGATATCCTCGCCATGGCTGCTCGAGATGTCGTTGCTCTG GCTGGTGGGCCGTCTTATGCTGTTGAGTTGGGACGATTGGATGGTTTGAGCTCTACCTCTGCAAGTGTTAATGGAAAGCTGCCTCTCTCAACATTCAATCTAGACCAGCTCAATTCCTTGTTCTCTTCTCATGGCCTCTCCCAACAAGACATGATTGCTCTCTCAG CGGCGCACACGGTTGGATTTTCTCACTGTAACCAGTTTGCAAATCGCATATATAACTACTCAGCAAAGGTGCAGGTGGACCCTACGATCAATAAGACGTACGTAGGGGATTTACAATCGATGTGTCCCAAAAAAGTGGACCCCAGGATCGCCATTAATATGGATCCTATCACTCCCAGGAAGTTCGACAATGTCTATTATCAGAACCTTCAGCAAGGGAAGGGACTATTCAGCTCAGATCAGATCCTCTACACAGATAGTAGGTCTAAGTCCACCGTCGATCTCTGGGCTTCCAACTCTGCCACCTTCGAAAAAGCATTCATCGCGGCCATGACCAAGCTCGGTCGGGTTGGTGTCAAGACCGGCTCTCAGGGAAATATTCGTCGTGATTGTTCTATCTTCAATTCTTAG